The following proteins come from a genomic window of Nitrospirota bacterium:
- a CDS encoding class I SAM-dependent methyltransferase, with protein MKNMHQAIYELLRDKKSGYLLDAACGNGELGAALEKAGHQVFCMDKYANPHNIQRFVNADLNGFFPYKNEQFDFVVCAESLQYLENHEKLFREFRRVLKTGGSLIISFPNILTVFSRLYFLRRGYFQHFKPFRTKQHKEWDHFIYNIPSFVEVFELIRKNSFELRDVIALDVKLKNLLLYPFLKALYLPGVFFDKNRNTEKAEMIKRLASRELLTGNRLVISCVKVNHDI; from the coding sequence ATGAAAAACATGCATCAAGCTATATATGAATTACTGAGAGACAAGAAAAGCGGATATCTGCTGGATGCAGCCTGCGGCAATGGAGAGCTTGGGGCAGCGCTTGAAAAAGCAGGGCATCAGGTCTTTTGTATGGATAAATACGCCAATCCTCATAACATACAGCGATTTGTAAATGCTGACCTGAATGGTTTTTTCCCGTATAAGAATGAACAATTTGACTTTGTGGTCTGCGCTGAATCACTGCAATATTTAGAAAATCATGAGAAACTTTTCAGGGAATTCAGAAGGGTATTAAAGACAGGCGGAAGCCTTATAATCAGTTTCCCCAACATACTTACAGTATTTTCACGGTTGTACTTTTTGAGAAGGGGATATTTCCAGCACTTCAAACCGTTCAGGACCAAGCAGCACAAAGAATGGGACCATTTCATCTACAATATCCCATCATTTGTAGAAGTCTTTGAGCTTATAAGAAAGAACAGTTTTGAGTTAAGGGATGTCATTGCTCTTGACGTAAAACTGAAGAATTTATTGTTATATCCTTTTCTAAAAGCTTTATACCTTCCGGGTGTGTTCTTTGATAAAAATAGAAATACTGAAAAAGCAGAGATGATTAAGCGGCTGGCTTCCAGAGAGCTCCTGACAGGCAACCGGCTTGTAATAAGCTGTGTAAAGGTGAATCATGATATTTAG
- a CDS encoding SurA N-terminal domain-containing protein yields MLRAMRKHAKFFYVLFFIVILSFIFWGVGTVDKSTAVPVAEIGKEKITVEEYGRAYDRAVGFYRDIYKEKFNDELEKKLKLREGVLDSLIDERALLVAAGSIGMTVSDEELEEAIRNEPGFTRNGAFDRDIYMRVLQINRITPEYFENIKRYELMLVKMKRLIGEAFDLTEDESRQITGDEQTAKAFRQALLFDKRQKAVKSYVEGIKKQIKIKVNTSLIS; encoded by the coding sequence ATGCTAAGGGCGATGCGCAAACACGCAAAGTTTTTCTATGTGTTGTTTTTTATTGTAATCCTCTCGTTCATATTCTGGGGTGTCGGGACAGTTGATAAGTCAACAGCGGTTCCTGTGGCAGAGATTGGGAAGGAAAAGATAACAGTTGAGGAATACGGACGCGCGTATGACAGAGCAGTAGGCTTTTACAGGGATATATATAAGGAAAAATTCAATGACGAGCTGGAGAAAAAACTTAAACTCAGAGAAGGGGTGCTGGATTCTCTGATAGATGAAAGAGCGCTACTGGTTGCAGCCGGGAGTATTGGCATGACTGTGAGCGATGAAGAGCTTGAAGAGGCAATAAGGAATGAGCCCGGTTTTACAAGAAATGGTGCCTTTGACCGGGATATATATATGAGGGTATTACAGATTAACAGGATCACACCGGAATATTTCGAGAATATAAAGAGATACGAATTGATGCTTGTCAAAATGAAGAGGCTTATCGGTGAGGCTTTTGACCTCACAGAGGATGAGAGCCGGCAGATAACCGGAGATGAGCAGACGGCAAAGGCTTTCAGGCAGGCGCTTTTATTTGACAAGAGACAAAAGGCCGTGAAATCCTATGTGGAAGGCATTAAGAAACAGATAAAAATTAAAGTTAATACCAGCCTGATATCCTGA
- a CDS encoding isocitrate/isopropylmalate dehydrogenase family protein, translated as MYTITLIPGDGVGPEIAEATRRVIEATGVSIKWEVHDAGEDVYQKEGNPLPDRIIDSIRKNKIAIKGPVTTPVGTGFRSVNVTLRQALDLYSCLRPCRSFKGARTRYEDIDLVIVRENTEDLYAGIEFQKDKEETKQLIDFVKTATGKNIRQDSGISIKPISVYGSERIVRFAFEYARKNKRKKVTAVHKANIMKYSDGLFLETARNVASGYNDIEFEDRIIDNMCMQLVQKPELYDVIVLPNLYGDIVSDLAAGLIGGLGLAPGANIGNEMAVFEPTHGSAPKYKGLNKMNPFAMMLSGVMMLRHIGETDAAQRLEAAIASVIEEGRHVTYDMKPKPDDPTAAKTSEVADAVIKKLKV; from the coding sequence ATGTACACAATAACTTTAATTCCAGGTGATGGTGTTGGGCCTGAAATAGCCGAAGCAACAAGGCGCGTGATTGAAGCAACAGGCGTTTCGATTAAATGGGAAGTGCACGATGCCGGAGAGGATGTTTATCAGAAAGAGGGCAATCCGTTGCCTGATCGGATAATTGATTCCATCAGGAAAAATAAAATCGCAATTAAAGGGCCTGTAACAACACCTGTCGGCACGGGTTTCAGGAGCGTTAATGTTACGTTGAGGCAGGCGCTTGACCTTTACAGCTGCCTGAGGCCTTGCAGGAGCTTTAAAGGCGCAAGAACAAGATATGAGGATATCGACCTCGTTATTGTGAGGGAAAACACGGAAGACCTTTATGCAGGCATAGAGTTTCAGAAGGACAAGGAAGAGACAAAACAGTTGATCGACTTCGTGAAAACAGCAACAGGTAAGAACATAAGACAGGATTCTGGCATAAGCATAAAACCGATCTCTGTTTACGGCAGTGAAAGAATAGTGAGATTTGCATTTGAATATGCGAGGAAAAATAAAAGAAAGAAGGTCACTGCTGTTCACAAGGCAAATATAATGAAATATTCAGACGGGCTTTTTCTTGAAACAGCAAGAAATGTTGCTTCCGGATACAATGACATAGAGTTTGAAGACAGGATTATTGACAATATGTGCATGCAGCTTGTACAAAAGCCAGAGTTGTATGATGTCATTGTGCTGCCGAATCTTTATGGGGATATTGTTTCAGACCTTGCTGCCGGGCTTATAGGAGGATTGGGGCTTGCGCCAGGGGCAAATATAGGAAATGAGATGGCGGTATTTGAACCGACACACGGAAGCGCACCCAAATATAAAGGATTGAATAAGATGAATCCGTTTGCTATGATGCTTTCAGGAGTGATGATGCTGAGGCATATAGGTGAAACAGATGCCGCACAAAGACTTGAGGCTGCAATCGCCTCTGTTATAGAAGAAGGCAGACACGTAACCTATGACATGAAACCAAAGCCCGATGACCCGACTGCTGCCAAGACATCAGAGGTGGCTGATGCGGTCATTAAGAAGTTGAAAGTTTAA
- a CDS encoding glycosyltransferase family 4 protein yields MIFSILHTESSTGWGGQENRTLQECIGLKKRGARVIILCQPESRLNKRALAEGIEVRTCRMKKSYDILAISHILKLIKSENIDIISTHSGRDSLLAGIAGRLSRKKPVIVRTRHLALPITSRFTYNLLANKVVTVSEYVKQYLIGSGIAPEKVAAIPTGIDTDKFNPERVNDSLRQELGLQKDIPLIGTIAILRKKKGHHIILDAIPSVLKEIPDAVFVFAGDGPQRDNILNKIKASGLSEKVFMLGLRKDIPEILKSIDVFALPTLQEALGTSFIEAMAMGKPVIGADVGGVGEVIKNGINGYLVKPDNPHALAEAIIKMLKDKETARLMGMEGRKIVEKDYTVEKMCERMYALYLSLIKENTQCPQ; encoded by the coding sequence ATGATATTTAGCATACTTCATACAGAGTCATCAACAGGCTGGGGAGGGCAGGAAAACAGGACGCTTCAGGAGTGCATCGGCTTGAAAAAAAGAGGAGCAAGAGTAATCATTCTGTGCCAGCCTGAAAGCAGGTTGAATAAACGCGCATTGGCAGAAGGCATTGAAGTGAGAACATGCAGAATGAAGAAGAGTTATGACATCTTAGCAATAAGTCATATACTTAAACTGATAAAAAGCGAAAATATTGACATAATAAGCACTCACAGCGGAAGGGACAGTCTCCTTGCAGGCATAGCAGGAAGGCTTTCAAGAAAAAAACCGGTAATAGTCAGAACAAGGCATCTGGCGCTTCCCATAACCTCAAGGTTTACATACAACCTGCTGGCCAATAAAGTTGTAACTGTAAGTGAATATGTAAAGCAGTATTTGATAGGTAGCGGCATTGCGCCAGAAAAGGTAGCGGCCATACCGACAGGCATAGATACAGATAAATTTAATCCCGAGAGAGTTAATGACAGCTTGAGGCAGGAACTGGGATTGCAAAAAGATATTCCTCTTATAGGCACAATAGCGATTTTAAGGAAAAAGAAAGGACATCATATCATCCTTGATGCCATTCCGTCAGTCCTTAAAGAAATACCGGATGCCGTTTTTGTATTTGCAGGGGATGGCCCGCAAAGGGATAATATTTTAAATAAGATAAAGGCGTCAGGATTATCCGAAAAAGTCTTCATGCTCGGATTGAGAAAGGACATTCCTGAGATATTGAAATCCATTGATGTCTTTGCACTGCCAACACTTCAGGAGGCGCTCGGAACATCATTTATAGAGGCAATGGCAATGGGCAAGCCGGTGATAGGAGCAGATGTGGGCGGCGTCGGTGAAGTGATTAAAAACGGGATAAACGGCTATCTTGTAAAACCGGATAATCCGCATGCGCTTGCAGAGGCAATTATAAAGATGTTGAAGGATAAAGAGACGGCAAGATTAATGGGAATGGAAGGAAGAAAGATAGTGGAAAAGGATTATACAGTGGAAAAGATGTGTGAAAGGATGTATGCCCTTTATCTGTCTCTCATAAAGGAGAATACTCAATGTCCTCAATGA
- the rfaQ gene encoding putative lipopolysaccharide heptosyltransferase III, whose protein sequence is MNFSGIKKILVIKLRHIGDVLLSVPVFRALRENFPAAHIAALVNSGTEEALESSPFINEIIAFDRSIKKMNFPQKCTKEISFLRMIRGKGFDMAVDLTGGDRAAIISFVSGASYRFAHNIRAGFWGKRHFYTHLAVRNDNQHTVLQNLDVVYQFGIKTDNLSVDISIPEDARMFANRIMEKNRIDKNTPVVHVHPTSRWLFKCWKDEYMAAVINWMTGKGITVIVTSAPDKREMEKAKKILSMVRTSGDCPRFTGEAVESGLSPRLNCGGVVDLCGKTNIKQLAAISEVSDLFFGVDSAPMHIAAAAGTPVVALFGPSGAFHWGPWDNKSSKLSAKSLEFKTPRGDCPRFTDGAKRSRRIGTVPVGQTEETPYPKRNGIQTFGIHTVIQQDWKCIPCGKDGCGGSKTSRCLEEIKTEEVINILKGKLDI, encoded by the coding sequence ATGAATTTCAGCGGCATAAAAAAAATCCTTGTCATAAAACTCCGCCATATCGGCGATGTCCTTCTGAGTGTTCCCGTATTCAGGGCATTAAGAGAAAATTTTCCGGCGGCTCATATTGCCGCCCTCGTGAATTCAGGCACGGAAGAGGCCTTAGAATCAAGTCCCTTTATTAACGAAATAATAGCCTTTGACAGAAGCATCAAGAAAATGAACTTTCCACAAAAATGTACAAAAGAAATATCATTCTTAAGAATGATACGCGGGAAAGGCTTTGACATGGCAGTTGACCTCACAGGCGGTGACCGGGCTGCGATAATATCCTTTGTCTCAGGCGCTTCATACAGGTTTGCGCATAACATCAGAGCTGGTTTTTGGGGGAAAAGACATTTTTATACCCACCTTGCCGTAAGAAACGATAACCAGCACACAGTACTGCAAAACCTTGATGTCGTGTACCAGTTCGGCATTAAAACAGACAATCTCTCCGTGGATATATCTATCCCTGAAGACGCAAGAATGTTTGCTAACCGTATCATGGAAAAGAACAGGATAGATAAAAATACCCCTGTTGTTCATGTCCATCCGACATCGCGATGGCTTTTCAAATGCTGGAAGGATGAATACATGGCAGCGGTTATAAACTGGATGACCGGAAAAGGCATAACCGTAATCGTTACATCAGCTCCTGACAAACGGGAAATGGAAAAGGCGAAAAAGATATTATCCATGGTCAGAACTTCAGGGGACTGTCCCAGATTTACGGGCGAAGCCGTAGAATCGGGACTGTCCCCGCGACTGAACTGTGGAGGAGTAGTTGACCTTTGCGGCAAAACAAACATTAAACAGCTTGCTGCAATATCAGAAGTGTCGGATTTATTCTTTGGCGTAGACTCCGCTCCTATGCATATTGCCGCAGCAGCCGGCACGCCTGTCGTTGCCCTATTCGGGCCAAGCGGCGCCTTTCACTGGGGGCCGTGGGATAATAAAAGCTCAAAGTTAAGCGCTAAGAGTTTAGAGTTTAAAACTCCTCGAGGGGACTGTCCCAGATTTACGGACGGAGCAAAGCGAAGTCGTAGAATCGGGACTGTCCCCGTGGGTCAAACAGAAGAGACTCCCTATCCAAAAAGGAATGGAATACAGACATTTGGAATTCATACAGTAATTCAACAAGACTGGAAGTGCATTCCATGCGGTAAAGATGGATGTGGCGGTAGCAAAACCAGCAGGTGCCTTGAGGAGATAAAAACGGAAGAGGTTATAAATATTTTAAAAGGTAAACTGGATATATAA
- a CDS encoding homocitrate synthase — protein MKNKVYLIDVTNRDGVQTSRILLPKLSKTMLNIYLDEMGVYQSEIGFPTLKHEVNYINGNLELVKAGAIKRIHLEGWCRAIPEDIKLTFKNCPDIKHLNISMSTSEIMIQGKFQGRKTFKDILKTTIEAVKLAKESGAETVGLNAEDASRTELDRLIGFAAAGKEAGADRFRYCDTVGSDDPITIYERIKALALATKFPIEMHCHNDLGMAEAVSVAGAQASIDSGIDAYINTTINGYGERCGNCDLVSTILALKFSHGLSRKVHLDEHVDLKKSWRIAKYASYAFNLPIPINQPGVGSNAFAHESGIHADGALKDRRNYELYDPEDVGRGEPELLETGRIITTGEYGGVKGFRHVYDKLGIHFHDDNEARKVLELVQYANLHTQKPMTDDELRFIAQYPDIARKILTSNP, from the coding sequence ATGAAAAATAAAGTTTATCTTATCGATGTTACAAACAGAGACGGTGTTCAGACATCAAGGATACTTCTGCCGAAGCTTTCCAAGACGATGCTTAATATTTATCTCGATGAGATGGGAGTGTATCAGAGCGAGATAGGCTTCCCTACGCTCAAGCATGAAGTGAATTATATAAACGGTAATCTTGAACTTGTTAAGGCAGGCGCTATTAAGCGAATTCATCTCGAGGGCTGGTGCAGGGCAATTCCTGAAGACATAAAGCTTACATTCAAAAACTGCCCTGACATAAAACACCTGAATATCTCTATGTCAACATCAGAGATAATGATACAGGGGAAATTCCAGGGAAGGAAGACCTTCAAGGACATTCTGAAAACAACGATTGAAGCCGTGAAGCTTGCAAAGGAATCAGGCGCTGAGACCGTAGGGCTCAATGCCGAGGATGCATCCAGGACAGAACTGGACAGGCTGATAGGGTTTGCAGCGGCTGGCAAGGAAGCAGGCGCGGACAGGTTTAGATACTGTGATACAGTCGGTTCTGATGATCCAATAACAATCTACGAGAGGATAAAGGCGCTTGCGCTGGCAACAAAGTTTCCGATAGAGATGCACTGCCACAATGACCTCGGTATGGCAGAAGCGGTATCTGTGGCCGGTGCGCAGGCCTCGATAGACAGCGGGATTGACGCCTATATAAATACAACAATAAACGGGTATGGAGAGCGCTGTGGCAACTGCGACCTGGTATCAACTATCCTTGCTCTTAAGTTTTCACACGGCTTAAGCCGGAAGGTTCATCTTGATGAACATGTGGATCTGAAAAAGTCATGGAGAATTGCAAAATATGCATCCTATGCCTTTAATCTTCCAATACCTATAAATCAGCCGGGCGTGGGTTCAAATGCGTTTGCGCACGAGTCGGGCATTCATGCTGACGGAGCCTTAAAAGACAGGAGAAATTACGAGCTTTATGACCCTGAGGATGTAGGCAGGGGCGAACCGGAACTCCTTGAGACAGGAAGGATCATAACAACAGGCGAATACGGCGGGGTTAAGGGCTTCAGGCATGTTTATGACAAACTCGGAATCCACTTCCATGATGACAATGAAGCAAGAAAGGTTCTTGAACTTGTCCAGTACGCTAACCTGCATACGCAAAAACCGATGACTGACGACGAGCTGAGATTTATAGCCCAGTATCCTGATATCGCAAGAAAGATATTGACGTCAAATCCGTGA
- a CDS encoding glycosyltransferase family 9 protein, whose protein sequence is MRNNPIDVLLFLLLKIVKFFDGRQTDLKYFDPEAVKNILVVSSTAIGDTLLSTPAIRAVRERYPQARIVAHFNIKNMGLFENNPYIDEIIPYHGGYKKIFRTIMKSRRHKFDLALIFHGNEPQATPMAYLSGARFIVKVPSTSEYRFLLSNINQTLLWEDLTHGVEQRLKVAELAGCRISDKRMVLPIEKDGESAVNEFLENSGIRDTDSIIGFQAGASTLSRMWFPDRFAELGKRLINSYSELKIVITGSPQEYNYCKNIADEIGEKAIVSAGKIPLKYIPALLKRFKALVTGDTGVMHIAVAVGTPVVALFAVADPKKSGPYYDMEKHIVIQKERTCEPCASKKCKHQTCMENISIDEVFESIVSYLKSETGNARY, encoded by the coding sequence ATGAGAAACAATCCCATTGATGTCCTGCTGTTTTTGCTGCTAAAGATCGTAAAATTCTTTGATGGAAGGCAAACGGATTTAAAATATTTTGATCCCGAAGCGGTTAAAAACATTTTAGTTGTCTCATCAACGGCAATAGGAGATACATTACTTTCAACGCCGGCAATAAGAGCTGTCCGCGAGAGATACCCTCAGGCAAGGATAGTTGCTCATTTTAATATTAAAAACATGGGGCTTTTTGAAAATAACCCATACATAGATGAGATAATTCCTTATCATGGCGGATATAAAAAAATTTTCAGGACCATTATGAAATCCCGCAGACATAAATTTGACCTCGCATTGATATTTCACGGCAACGAACCTCAGGCAACTCCAATGGCATATCTTTCAGGGGCAAGATTCATCGTCAAAGTGCCAAGTACGAGTGAATACAGATTCCTGCTGTCCAACATAAATCAGACTTTGCTATGGGAAGACTTAACCCATGGTGTAGAGCAGCGGCTTAAAGTGGCGGAGCTTGCTGGCTGCAGGATTTCAGATAAGAGAATGGTTCTACCTATAGAAAAAGATGGAGAATCTGCTGTCAATGAGTTTTTAGAAAATAGCGGAATCAGAGATACAGATTCAATCATAGGCTTTCAGGCAGGCGCATCAACTCTCAGCAGGATGTGGTTTCCTGACAGATTTGCCGAATTGGGCAAAAGGCTTATTAATTCGTATTCTGAATTAAAAATAGTAATTACTGGTTCCCCGCAGGAATACAATTATTGTAAAAATATTGCAGATGAAATAGGAGAAAAAGCGATTGTGTCAGCAGGGAAGATTCCTCTAAAATACATTCCGGCACTGCTTAAAAGATTCAAGGCTTTAGTGACCGGAGACACAGGGGTCATGCATATTGCAGTTGCAGTCGGGACACCGGTTGTGGCGCTGTTTGCAGTAGCAGACCCAAAAAAATCAGGGCCTTATTATGATATGGAAAAGCATATTGTCATACAAAAAGAAAGGACATGCGAGCCGTGTGCAAGCAAAAAATGTAAACACCAAACCTGCATGGAAAATATAAGTATTGATGAGGTATTTGAGTCCATTGTTTCTTATCTAAAATCGGAGACAGGTAATGCACGATATTAA
- a CDS encoding HlyC/CorC family transporter: MEPHSIYSILIIALSLVAIAILSGSESSFIAVNKIRIRSLLEKGDSRARAVQKILDEHDKFFSAVILSGNLFTVLATSIGTALSLKYFGENGIIIATIVMTFLTVVFGELAPKTFAVAHSEKVSLLLARPVGFYIRLISPLVWIFKITSNLIIRMLGGKKKSVSPFVTEEEIKTMINIGEEEGTLEEEEKQMLHKVFEFGDKVVTEAMVPRTEIVSIPDDSTVGDALKLVLEEGYSRYPVVKENIDSVTGILYVKDIVKQMAQGKIQNYTPITEIVREAYYIPENKMVTELLDEMQKNKFQIAIVMDEYGGTAGLITLEDIMEEIVGGLQDEFEAMEGEKEVEIIDERTSIVAGQTGLDEINELVGSELVSEDFHTIGGFVFGLFRRLPKVGEQVRYHNLRFLILEMEDRKISKVKITRL, encoded by the coding sequence ATGGAACCGCACAGTATATATTCAATACTTATTATTGCGCTTTCGCTCGTAGCCATCGCCATCCTTTCAGGTTCAGAGTCATCCTTTATCGCTGTAAACAAGATAAGGATAAGAAGCCTTCTGGAAAAAGGTGACAGCAGGGCAAGGGCTGTGCAGAAGATACTGGATGAGCACGATAAGTTCTTCAGCGCCGTAATATTATCAGGCAACCTATTCACTGTCCTTGCGACATCTATAGGAACTGCCCTATCGCTTAAATATTTCGGTGAAAATGGGATAATAATAGCCACAATTGTCATGACATTCCTTACCGTTGTATTCGGAGAACTTGCGCCAAAGACATTTGCGGTTGCTCATTCAGAAAAAGTCTCTTTATTGCTTGCAAGGCCTGTTGGGTTTTATATCAGGCTGATTTCACCACTTGTTTGGATATTTAAAATCACGTCTAATCTTATAATCAGGATGTTGGGAGGCAAGAAAAAGTCTGTATCCCCTTTTGTAACAGAAGAGGAGATAAAGACGATGATAAATATAGGCGAAGAAGAGGGGACTCTTGAAGAAGAAGAGAAGCAGATGCTTCATAAAGTTTTTGAATTCGGAGATAAGGTTGTAACAGAGGCGATGGTGCCGCGCACAGAGATAGTCTCCATACCTGATGATTCAACAGTCGGCGATGCCCTGAAGCTTGTATTGGAAGAGGGTTATTCACGCTACCCTGTCGTAAAGGAGAATATAGACAGCGTTACCGGAATCCTTTATGTGAAGGACATAGTGAAACAGATGGCGCAGGGTAAAATACAGAACTATACGCCTATAACAGAGATTGTGCGTGAGGCTTATTATATTCCTGAAAATAAGATGGTGACAGAACTTCTTGATGAGATGCAGAAGAACAAATTCCAGATAGCTATAGTTATGGATGAATATGGCGGTACCGCCGGGCTTATAACGCTTGAGGATATAATGGAGGAAATAGTCGGAGGCCTTCAGGATGAATTTGAGGCAATGGAAGGAGAAAAGGAAGTTGAGATTATAGATGAAAGGACGTCCATAGTTGCGGGGCAGACAGGGCTTGACGAGATTAATGAACTCGTAGGATCTGAACTTGTAAGCGAAGACTTCCATACAATCGGCGGATTTGTGTTCGGGCTTTTCAGAAGGCTTCCGAAGGTCGGCGAGCAGGTCAGGTATCACAACCTCAGGTTCCTCATACTTGAGATGGAAGACAGAAAAATATCCAAGGTCAAGATTACCAGGCTTTAG
- a CDS encoding polysaccharide deacetylase family protein → MSSMRPIPVLMYHHTNHHKGDMVTITPKVFEGQMEYLHKAGYRTLKIGELISYINGELTLTQKAVVVTFDDGWLDNYMYAFPILKKYKINATVFLITNRVENASLKNSKFKIQNSKLLIPTHNESKILIEKGEAHKVVINWELIKEMSNSGLIEFYSHTKSHAKCNSLSEKELMEELKESREIIEKQLGSPGPYFCWPYGKYNGLAVNVAKKTGYKALFTTNHGVVEAGSDPFAINRIIVKDSVAWFKKRMVVYTNTILSKLYLKIKKK, encoded by the coding sequence ATGTCCTCAATGAGACCGATTCCGGTTTTAATGTACCATCACACCAACCACCATAAAGGGGATATGGTCACTATAACTCCGAAGGTCTTTGAAGGGCAAATGGAATACTTGCATAAAGCAGGCTATAGGACATTAAAGATAGGCGAACTCATTTCTTACATAAACGGAGAACTGACCTTAACTCAGAAAGCTGTAGTTGTCACCTTTGACGACGGCTGGCTTGATAATTATATGTATGCCTTTCCCATACTCAAAAAATACAAAATCAACGCAACTGTTTTCTTAATTACAAACAGAGTGGAAAATGCGTCTTTAAAAAATTCAAAATTCAAAATTCAAAATTCAAAACTGTTAATACCCACTCATAATGAATCAAAAATTCTTATAGAAAAAGGAGAAGCGCATAAGGTTGTGATAAACTGGGAACTTATTAAGGAAATGTCAAACAGCGGCCTTATCGAGTTTTATTCGCATACAAAAAGCCATGCTAAATGCAACAGCCTGTCTGAAAAAGAACTCATGGAAGAACTGAAAGAATCACGGGAGATTATTGAAAAACAGCTTGGCAGTCCAGGCCCCTACTTCTGCTGGCCTTACGGCAAATATAATGGCCTTGCCGTAAATGTTGCAAAAAAAACCGGATATAAAGCCCTATTTACCACAAATCACGGGGTCGTTGAAGCAGGCTCTGACCCGTTTGCAATAAACAGGATAATAGTTAAGGACAGCGTTGCCTGGTTTAAGAAAAGAATGGTAGTATATACAAACACAATCCTTTCAAAGTTATACCTCAAGATAAAGAAAAAATGA